The Leptospira paudalimensis region AATCCATCGTCAACTAATTTTTGTTAACAATTTATTTATCTTTCATTCCAATAGGATTACAAAAGGTAACTATTGTTTTCCATTAGTTACGTGTTTGGTTATAATATTATTAAATTAAAAAGGAGTTAATAAACAATAGCACAAACAGCGTAAATCTTTAAGTTGATTCAATTTGCTTAAAAAAATGTCCATTCCAGTTCTACTCTCATTTGACAACTTTTAGAAAACTAAAGTAAATTGAACCAGGTATCAGCAAAAATACTACATTCCACCCCGTAGCCAAAAACAACTGAAGGTTTTAAAGATCCCGAAATCCTCTCCGGGCATAAAAAAACCCCGCTAAGCTAGCGAGGTTTCAAATTAACAATGGTTAAAAATTTAAGTCTTAGTGACTTACTTTTACAAAATACAACGTAGCGTGACAACAATCCTAACGAAAGGTAATTGGTTTCCTTTATAAAAGGAGGTGATCCAGCCGCACCTTCCGATACGGCTACCTTGTTACGACTTCACCCTCTTCACGAGTTTCACCTTAGAAGTGCCTCCCCTTGCGGTTAAGGACAACCTCTTCGGGTGCTCCCCACTCAGATGGTGTGACGGGCGGTGTGTACAAGGTCCGGGAACGTATTCACCGCGGCATGCTGATCCGCGATTACTAGCGATTCCGACTTCATGGAGTCGAGTTGCAGACTCCAATCTGAACTGGGACCGGTTTTAAGAGATTAGCTCCAGCTTGCGCTTTGGCGACCCTCTGTACCGGCCATTGTAGCACGTGTGTTGCCCTAGACATAAAGGCCATGAGGACTTGACGTCATCCCCGCCTTCCTCCGGTTTGTCACCGGCAGTTCTTTCCGAGTGCCCAACTGAATGATGGCAACAGAAAGTAAGGGTTACGCTCGTTGCGGGACTTAACCCAACATCTCACGACACGAGCTGACGACAGCCATGCAGCACCTGTGCACGCGCCCGAAGGCTCATGTATCTCTACATGATTCACGTGCATGTCAAGCCTAGGTAAGGTTTTTCGCGTATCATCGAATTAAACCACATGCTCCACCGCTTGTGCGGACCCCCGTCAATTCCTTTGAGTTTCACTCTTGCGAGCGTAGTCCCCAGGCGGTCTACTTAATCCGTTAGGTTCGTTACTAGAGGAGTTAATACCTCTAACAACTGGTAGACAACGTTTAGGGCGTGGATTACCGGGGTATCTAATCCCGTTCACTACCCACGCTTTCGTGTTTCAGCGTCAATCTTAGGCCAGCAAGTTGCCTTCGCCATCGGTGTTCCTTCTGATATCTACGCATTTCACCGCTACACCAGAAATTCCACTTGCCTCTCCCAGATTCCAGACTAACAGTTTCAAATGCAGGTTTCGAGTTGAGCCCGAAGATTTCACACCTGACTTGTTAGTCCGCCTACACACCCTTTACGCCCAATGATTCCGAACAACGCTTGCACCATACGTATTACCGCGGCTGCTGGCACGTAGTTAGCCGGTGCTTTAGGTAGGTACCGTCATTTTTTTCGTCCCTACTTACTGAACTTTACAATCCGAAGACCTTCATCGTTCACGCGGCGTCGCTGCTTCAGGCTTTCGCCCATTGAGCAAGATTCTTAACTGCTGCCTCCCGTAGGAGTATGGACCGTGTCTCAGTTCCATTGTGGCCGTTCACCCTCTCAGGCCGGCTACTGATCGTCGCCTTGGTAGGCCTTTACCCCACCAACTAGCTAATCAGCCATGGACCCATCTAAAAGCGCATTGCTGCTTTAACCAATCCCTGCTACCAGGAACCGTCACATTCGGTATTAGCACAAATTTCTCTGTGTTATCCCCAACTTCTAGGTAGGTTATCCATGTATTACTCACCCGTTCGCCACTGGTATTGCTACCCGTTTGACTTGCATGTTTAAGACGCGCCGCCAGCGTTAGTTCTGAGCCAGGATCAAACTCTCCGTGTTGAAATCGGTATTGCTACCAATTTATTAATTACAGAGTTGTTACCATCAGCCGAATGCCGTGGTAACTACACCTAGTCTTCATTTGAGAGAACGTTTCCATTCCCTCGGTTTTTTCTCGCTAGAATTGTCTTGGAGTCACGCTACTGTGTATGTTGTAAAAGAGCTTTCTTAGCAATCAAGTCAGTTCCCTTCCAGGCTTCACTCAATCACCGTTTCACCATCATTGGGAATGTACACTACAAGTCAACCATCTATTATAAAAATTGTCCCGGATTATGAGACATTTTGCATTTTTTTTATGAGATAGGGAGAGGGATATAGCAGGGAAAAATAGTTAGAATTTGAATAATTTGGGATTATGTCGCATTAATTTGCAGAGTTAAAAACCCGAATCACTTAAAATTTGACACCGTATAACAAACGCATATTGGCAATCTCTCAAATAAAGAACCAAGTTCAAGAGCCGGAGAGTGTCCTATTAAAAACATACATAAGATTATTACCATAAAACCCTTGCTAGCTTGTACAAAGAAATTCATAATTTCATTGAACAAACAGAAGTTAAATTACTTTTTATCTCATTATGCGAGAATTGAACTTTAATCGAAAATTGATACGCCTAATTCCGATAACAATCTCAAAGAGATTCTTTTTAGATCGAAAACAGAAACAAACAAATCATTCCCTACCCATTCGGTTAAACATTTTCTACTCCGAGCAAATTAGGAAAGGACCATCCTGTAAGAATATAACAAATCAAAAATGATCAAAAAATACCATTTCTGTTTCGTTACCACTTTCTTTCTTACTCACTTTCTTCGGAACCGCATGTCGTGATACATCTACTGAAGCTGGATGGGTGCAATTATCTCTCATTACAATTGCAAAAAAAGCAGAAGAATAGGATAAACTCAACCAATGTATGGGAAGAGTTCCTGGCCAATTTTGCATAACGATTGTCGAACACTACCCTACTAACATTCGTCAAATTGAGCTTATACAAAGCGGAAATCAAATTGCCATGGTAGATGCCACTGGTGTTCCCATTACGGATGCAATGTGCTCTGTATATTACAATATTGAATTGGGAAATGGCACTCCTTACCGAAGTGCAAAGGTTTATCTCAAAAACACGGATGGAGAGATTTGTGGGATAGGATGGGAAAAAAATGAAGGTGGGACCATTGACCAATTATTAAATTTAATTGGTGAAGAGAAATATCTAAACACGTTTACAAAAATTGATTCAATGGGTATGACTTTAAAATTCACCCATTAAAACCCAAAGAAAAAAGAGAATCTTAAAATAACTTTCAAATGTTTACCCAATCCATTCATCGATCGATTCGGTGAGTTTTTGAAATTTTTCTCTTAGATACGATGATCCTATTTAACTGTATCTCAATCGATTTGAAGGGATACAGGATTTTAGTTTTAATGCAAACACTATCCCATCCTCATTCAAAACCGAAACTGAGAAACGATTTTTTCCATGGAGTCAGAAACCAATTGTAAACGATTGGCCTCATCGGAAATTTCGCCAAAGGTAGTTGAAATTTGAGAGTGATTTTCCCATAACTCCTGTAAGTTGGAGTTTGATGTTTCCGTGTAAATAGTTTGTAACTCCATTTCACTTGTGATTTTTTCGGCATCCATTTGGAATTCCCCTACCAGCTCTTTCAGTGACTTCACATTTTCTGAACTGGTTTCACTTGTGTGCCCAAAAAGTTGTGCAACTTGAGAGATTTCTTCAAATTTGGATTTAACATCATTATTTGTGGAGATAATCTCCTTCATGGATTCCAAACTTTCTTTGGATGCAACCTGCGATAATTTAACAACACGTTTGATCTCTTCTATGTTCTTTGCTGTTTCATCAGCAAGTCGTGATACCTCATTGGCAACCACGGCAAAACCACGTCCCATGGATCCTGCTCTTGCTGCTTCAATGGATGCATTGAGAGAGAGCAAATTCACTCGATCGGAAATATCTTCGACAATGGAGATGGCAGATTTAATATTTTCACTCATTTGGTTCATGAGTTCCACTTTTTCAAAAGCAGACTGGATAGCATCTCCCGAAACCTTTACAGTTCCAATCGAATGATTTGTATTGATCACTAATTCTTCCGCTTTAACTGAAAGATTTGCCATCTCTTGTGTGACCCGCGTTAATTCATTTGCCAAAAAATTGGTTTTTTCTTTTTGAGATAACACACGTTCATAAGTGGCTTTCGATAAGTTTTGGATTTGTTGCACAGAAGCAAATGTTGAATCAATTTTATTTTTTTCAGAGACAACTTGTGAATCGATTTCAATGCCTTTGTTGAGAATAGTTTTAGAAGTATCAGAGAGTGTGACTGCTTCTTTTTTTGCAGTTTGAAAATAGACACGTAACGAATCCATAAACAAATTGAGTTTTACAATCGTATGACTCAAATTTGTTGCTGAAAGCTGAGGAATCGATTCCGAAAGTTCCCCTTTCGATAAGGTTTCAATCGAATGATTGAGGTTCCCAATGTCTTCTTTTAATGATTTACTACCTACAAAAGCTGCATACACCATAATGACCAACATCATCGAAAATACAATGGGTAATTGATAGAACCAGTAGGGAGATCGAAAGTTTGTAGCTAAAATCAAAAATAAATAATAACCAAAGGTTAACATGGGTAATATAGCAACTGCTAAAACTGTACATAAATTTCTTTGGAATACTCCAAAAACACGAACCTTGGATTCATCAAGTGGAACATCTGCAAGAGTTTTATTTCTTAACACTCCGCTTAAATATACTTCTGATTGGAAATAGAATGCTAAATAAATAATGGGAACTAACATGACACAGGCGTATGGGAGAGCGAATATTTCATTCCATGGTAGTCCCAAAACTGTGACCGCCATAAACGAAAATCCAAATATAGAAATTGTCCAACGGATAAGGATTACCTTACCTTCCCAACGCGGGTGTTCCAATAATCCTTTTTTCAATTTGGAAATCATTTCTACATCAGTTAAGTGGGTATAACTCAGTAAGTGTTTTAAACGACGAGTGCGTAATGTGATTCCCACAACTAATGGAATAAGAGATAATAATGTACCGAGTAAGGCAAGTTGGATGAGAGTATTTGTGTCAAAACCAGAGGCGAATAAACAAAAATTGATAAAATATGGGAAGATTAAAAGGTATAAAGGAGCTTCAATGGCAATAGATAATTTCCTAATCAAACGGTTCTCTGTCATTCTCCACTAACCTACCTTGCGATTTGTCAAAGTTTTCAGAAAAGCAAAGTGAAAGCATCTATTTTCATATTTTTTTTACCAGTGAACAGAACAGGATGACCGTTCCCTGGCACATTTAAAATTCGAAAATGGTTCCAATCAAAGGTTAGATTCTAATTCCAATACAGAGATCTCAGAAGGAGCTCCCAAACGAAATGGAGGCCCCCAATACCCTGTACCTCGACTGACATAAATTTGTGTATCCTTGTAACGATGTAGTCCAGCCACAAATTTTTGTGCAAAGTATATGAGTATGTTACCAGGGAAAAATTGTCCACCATGAGTATGGCCAGAAATTTGTAGATGAAAGCCAACTTTGTTTGCTTCATACACACTATTCGGTTGGTGAGCTAAAAGAATTTTATAGTCAGAATTTTCCCCACCAGCCATGGCTCGTTTAGGATTTGTTTGGTGGGATTTAATCATAGCTCCCGCAGTTAAATCGGTAACACCTGCCATTAATAATTTAGCATTCCCTACTTGGATTGTTTGGTTCTCATTGAGTAAAACTCGAATCCCTAACGCTTCAATCTCAGGTAACCAGGATAAAACTCCGGAATAATATTCATGATTTCCTGTTACATAGTAGGTTCCAAATTTAGATTGGATATCCGCTAAAGGTTTTAAGTGGTGTTTGAGTGTAACCGCCGGTCCATCTACTAAATCTCCAGTGATCACGACAACATCCGGAGTTTGAGCGTTGATTTTCCCAACCACTCTTCGTAGGAATTTCTCCTTGATTGTGGGACCTATATGAACATCTGAAATTTGGACGATTTTAAATTGATGGAGATCAGGATGTAAATTCTTAACTGGAATTTTGACATGTTTGGTAGTTAGTCGAACATGTGCATTGTAAAACCCAAGAGAACTCAGAGCTGTGGCAACAACAATGGTTGAAAATGCCAAACTGAAGTTTTTTACCTCTGTCACTCCATCAATCGGAAACCCAAAATGAAGTAAGGTCGAAAACAAAAACCTTGAATAATCAGAAACAAACCCAATATCAAAAAGTCGTAGTAGGTCCATGAGGAGAACCAAAGTGAAAAGGATCGAAAAAAATCCAAAATTGGTGAAAGTGACATAGGCGAAAAATGTCTGGGTTTTTTCCCGTTTCGACAGTCGGCTAAAGGCATAAGTTAAGGGAACAAGGATTACCAAAGCTCCAATTCCGACAAGGATCATGGTGACGATGGGACCATTCAGTGAAAGTCCTGAGATTAAACGAAAGGTAGAATAATAATAGATAAATCCAAGTAAGGATGTTAATACTGACAAAAATACAAAGAACGCTTTCAATGAGATTACCCTACATATTGGACAGTTTTTTGTTTGAGAAAGTGACCTTTATTCATACAAGAAGGATAGGATGAAAGAAAAAGATACAATTCGAACCAAGTCAGATGTGATCCTAATCGGTGCAGGAATCATGAGTGCTACATTGGGAGTTCTATTAAAAGAATTGAACCCCCACCTAACGATCACAGTTTTAGAGAGACTCGATGCAGCCGCAAGAGAAAGTTCCAACGCTTGGAACAATGCAGGCACAGGACACTCTGCTTTTTGTGAATTAAATTATACCGTTGAAAATGAAGATGGGTCCATACAGACTAAAAAAGCCCTTCAAATCGCTGAGTCCTTTGAAATATCGAAAGAATTTTGGGCCTACCTTGCAGGTATCAAACAAATAATCGATCCCGAAGATTTTATCCATTCAGTTCCTCATTTTAGTTTTGTTTGGGGAGATGAAAACGTTCGTTTTTTAGAGAAACGATTTGCCGCTTTAAAACAATATGAACTATTTAATGGACTGATCTACACGGAAGACACAAAAACAATTTCAGAGTGGCTCCCCCTAGTCATGAAGGGTCGTGATCAGAATGAAAAAGTTGCGGCAACTCGAATGGATTTAGGAACTGATGTCAATTTTGGGACTTTAACGCGCGCTATGTTTCGATATTTAGAAACTTTCTCCGATGTTCATGTCCATTATTTTGAAGATGTCAAAGATTTAGAAAGAAGCGAAAATGGGAATTGGCACCTAACTTCTCATAATTTACAAACTCATGAAAAAGAACACCATGAAGCAAAATTTGTATTTATTGGTGCAGGTGGAGGAAGTTTACCTCTTTTAGAAAAATCTGATATTCCAGAGGCTTCTGGATTTGGAGGATTTCCAGTGAGCGGCCAATGGTTACGTTGTAAAAATAAAAACATCATCAAAGAACATTTTGCAAAGGTTTATGGAAAGGCGAATGTTGGTTCTCCTCCTATGTCTGTTCCTCATTTAGATACACGTATCATTGAAGGGAAAAAAGAATTATTATTTGGACCTTACGCTGGTTTTACGACAAAATTTCTCAAAAAAGGTTCTTATTTGGATTTAGTAAAATCTTTGGAATTTGATAATATTTTTCCAATGTTATCAGCAGGTATGCACAACCTTCCTTTGACAAAGTATCTGATTAGCCAAGCCATACAATCTCATGAAGATCGAATTGAAGCATTAAGAGAATATTTCCCTGAAGTGAATTCTGAAGACTGGGAACTAGTTGTCGCTGGCCAAAGAGTACAGGTCATCAAAAAAGATGAGGACGAAGGTGGTGTCTTAGAATTTGGAACTGAAGTTGTTTCAGCACAAGACGGATCGCTTGCGGCCCTACTCGGTGCAAGCCCCGGCGCATCAACTTCTGTTTCCATTATGTTGGAAGTTCTATCAGACTGTTTCCCAAATGAAATGAAATCCAAAGAATGGAGAGATAAGTTAAAAACCATGATTCCAAGTTTTGGTGAATCAATGAAAGATCATCCAAACCTCTGCTCTTTGAGTCGAAAAAGAACAGAGGAATTGTTAGGATTAAAAACCTTGGTTACTTAACTTTTTTTCTAAGTTCGATAACAACTTTTTCCTTCGACTCCACAGTGTATAAGGCTGATCCTTGTGTGGAGTCGATGATCCTACGAGGGCTCACACCTTTTTCTCTCAGTACACGAGAAATAGCTTGGGCTCTTTCAAATCCCAAATCATAATTTTCGAAGTTCCCCGGTAAGTCTTCCTTGTAAGGAGAAGTATAAGTAATAATGAGAATATCATATTCTTTAAATTCATTTTCTAAACTTCTCGCAATCGCATCTAACCTTGCTCGTCCTTCTAAATGGATGCGACTGGATGGTAAATCAAATATCTCACTTGCAAAGAACACAAAACGTTCGAGTTTCGATTCATTCGGTATACTTGCTGTTTTCAATTGGTCATCATTAGGGATGGAATCAATCACTCGTTTTGGAGTTTCTTCTCTGATTACTGGTTCTGGATTTGAGCCAAAACTAAACCCAAGTCCAAACTTGATAGCCGTTTCCTCATAGTTGCCTTTATTTCTATAACCAGCCGATGGTGCTTCATAGTTCACCATATAAACATTTGCGTGTTCCACTTCCGAGCTAATGAAAAAAAGATGATTAAAATGATAACGAATTCCCAATGAACCAAAAACTCGATTCGTATTACCACCATACAACCGTTCTGCGCCGGTACCACCACCAAATCTAAAATAAGGATCAAATTGTTGGTTAGGCATAAAGTGAATGAAAAAGTTTAGATCTGCAGACAAAGCATTAAATACATCTCTTTTCCTTTGCGCTCCATAACTGTATAAATCTCCTGACACTAAACGTGCCAACTGATTGGCTGCAGTATCAGCGAGTAATGAATACAATAAAACAACTCGGTTATCAACAGTTTGAAAGTAAGAAGATGTAATGACTTGGTTCGAAACCGAAAGGCCTAAACCAAAATATCGGAACAATCCGTATTCAAATCCAACTTCTCCACCGCGACTTGATAATCTTGTCCGATCTTCGGTGATATTCGAATAAAATTCATATAATAGATACCGGGATGTCGTGTCTGTGAAAGGTGAATTAATCACCAAATAATTTGGAAAGTTGCGATTAAAAACTGCCTTTTGAATGCTGCCTGAATTATTTCCGACACCACCCATCCCCATGCCATAAAGGATAAAATTTCCCTTATCAAAACCTTGTCCCCAAACGAAAGAACCTGGATAAAAGGGAAAAATCAAAATTGCCCAAAAAACAAGGTTTTGCTTCCATTTCTGCATGGGTGATCTTGTTCCAATATCGTTTGTTAATGCAAGTTCATTTTTTATCTAAAATTGTCACAAATCCACCTCCATCCTTCGTCTTGTTAGGGAGGTTTCCTATGAAAACAAAGGTTTTGATTTTAGGTGCAGGTTATGCGGGTATACTCTGTGCCAATCGTTTGCAAAAACAAAATAAGAATTTAGAAGTATTACTCATTTCCAATTCTGAGTATTTCCAGGAAAGGATAAGATTCCACGAACTGGCGACTCGGAGAAAGGAAAAAAAAATAAAGGTACAAGATCTCATCAGGAAAAAGATCCAGTTTACCATTGGCCAAGTTACGAAGATATCACCCAATTCGAATGAAGTGAAAGTCCAATCAAACATCGGCCCGATTGTATACCATTACGATTATTTGGTGATCTGCCTTGGAAGCCAAAATTCGAAAACCAAAATCGATAATGAAAATTCAATCCAATCAAAAGCGTCATTGGAAACATTTTTAAAATCAACAGTTCCAGAAAATATCGATCATCTATGTATATTAGGTGGCGGGCTAACAGGAATTGAATTTGCCTCGGAATGGAAAGAAAAATATCCAAACACAAATGTCACCATTGTGGATCAAAATTATTTTGCGAAATCATTTTCCAATGTTGGAAAGGAATATATCAAAAATAAGTTTGAATCTCTAGGGATCAGAGTGATCGAATCGAAGGTAATCAAGAATATAGAGAAGAACAAAATTCATTTCCAGGATAAAACCGAGATAGATTACGACATTCTTTTGAACTGTACAGGCTTTCAAGTAAATGATATACTTAAAAAATCCGGTTTTATCACAAATGAATCGAACCAAATCTATGTTGATCCTTTTTTACGATCCAAACAATACCAAAATGTATATGTTGCTGGAGATGCGGCGAAGTTGGAACCTTCCCATTTGCGGATGGGTTGTGTTACAGCCTTACCTATGGGAGCCTATGTTGCCGATACAATGTCCGATGTACTACACAACCGAAATCTTTCTCCATTTGAATTCCAATTTTTTGGACGTTGTGTCTCACTGGGAAGAAACGATGGCCTCATCCAATGGACAAATTTTGATGATTCTCCAAAAGAAAAAATTATCAAAGGAAAGTTAGGAGCATTGATCAAAGAAAGTGTAAACCGATTTACACTGATTGCATTACGTATGGAAAAACATCTACCGTTTCGATTTTATTTTTGGCCCAAAGGGAATGGACTTAGCAATACAAATGCGTTTCAGAAACCAATGATCCAACGAGGAGAATCATAAATTGGAAAATTTACAATCCTTTTTAGAATGGAAACCTTATTTGTTTTCCATTGCTTATCGAATCACTGGTAGTTATGCAGACTCAGAAGACATTCTACAAGAGAGTTACCTAAGGTGGCTCACTGTAAATCATTCGAAGGTAGAAAATCCTAAATCCTACTTAGGAAGTATCGTGGCAAGACTTGCTTTTGATTTATTGAAAAAAGCGTCGAGGAAAAGAGAAACCTATATTGGTCCTTATTTGCCAGAACCAATTCCCGAGTATACTTCCAGCATCGATGATGATAAAGTTAATTTTGCATTTTTAGTTCTACTGGAAACATTAAATCCATTTGAACGCGCAGTTTTTATATTGCGTGAGTCGTTTGATTTTGATTTTGAATTAATCTCAAAAATTATTGGGAAAACCCCAGGATACACGAGGAAAATTCTAAGTAGAGCCAAGCAGGCATTAAAAGAAAGAAGAAAAAAATTTGATCCAGATCCCAAACACCAAGAGAAATTATTAATGGAATTTAGTTTGGCATGTTTCCAACAGGATACGAAAGCACTTTCCCAATTATTAAAAGATGACGTCGTTGCTTATTCTGATGGTGGTGGAAAAGTACATGCAGCAAGGATTCCGATTCCTGGAATCATTCGTGTGATAATATTCTTAAAACAAACTACAAAAAAGGCAATTAATTCATCAACGGTTTACTTTGGTTATGCGAATGGGAGTCCCGTCACCATCGGTTATGGGAAGGATGGATTCCCCAATTTTGTTCAATTCATTATGATTGAAGGAAACCAAATCAGTGAAATTTTAACCATTGCCAATCCAGACAAATTGAAAGGGTTTCAAAACATGGACCAATTAAGAAAATTAGGATATATACGAAAACCTAACTATTTCCATTTGGTCTACTTATGGATCAAAAATAAAATCCAGAATTTTGGAAAATAGATTGAAGGATCACCTTACATCCTATCGTCATATTGGTAAAGATGTTCCTTCGATTCATTCTGAAAGTCACGATTTCGTTTTTAATCTTTACTTTAGCAGGATGTTACTCTTATGACAAACCGAATCCACCTACAGCTAAAGCTGGAGTCTTAGATTTAAGAAATTGGAATTTTGATCTATATGGGAATGTTCCCTTAAATGGAGAATGGAAGATTGAGTGGAAACAATTGTTAACCACTCAAAATGATCATTCCAATTTTACAAAAATTCCTGGCAACTGGACAAATCAAATGGGTGTTCCCTATAAAGAGGGGTATGCCACCCTACAGTTAAAAATCTTAGTGAATCCAGATGCAAAAACATTTTACTTACAAAACGGTGTCACAAGGAATGCATTTAAAATCCTCGTAGGTGAAGAAAAAATTTATGAATCTGGAAAGTTAGGAATTGATAGCGAGTCAGAGATTTCCAGTATCAATATACAAACCATTGCGCTTCCTTCTCGAATTAATAGTGAAATCAACTTAAACATCCAAGTTTCTTGTTTTCATTATCACGTTTGCGGAATTGCGACACCATATCTAATTGGAACACACGAAGGAATCACCAAATCATTTTTTGAAGCCACTAGCCGTGATATTTTAGTTATGGCATCACTTGGCACACTTGCCTTTTTTCACTTTGTTTTATTTCTATTTTGGAGAGACGAAAAAACTCATCTCTATTTTTCGTTTGTATGTTTTCTTGCATCTGTTAGGTTACTTAGTATTGGTGAAACTCGGCTTATTTACAATTATCTTCCCATGGGTGTTTATGAAATCATGGTTAGACTAAATGGCTTTTCATTTACTTTATTATACCTTTCCTTTGTAAGATATGTGAAAGAAGTTTATCCTGATAAAAAATACTCGTTTATCTATTTGTCGAATTATTTCTGTGCAATACTTTTGTTGTTTGGAATTCATTTTCCAATTCCCATTTATTCACAAATTCAATCCTTTCATTTAATATTAGCGTTACTTGGATTATTCTCATTAATGTATCCAATTGTTCACGGAGTTTTGATCAAAAAACCTGGTGCAAAATTTTTTCTATTTTCCCTCGTTTCAACAATGTTACTTTTTTCATTAGATATCTTAACCGAATTTGCAAAAAAAGGCACTGCT contains the following coding sequences:
- a CDS encoding methyl-accepting chemotaxis protein; protein product: MTENRLIRKLSIAIEAPLYLLIFPYFINFCLFASGFDTNTLIQLALLGTLLSLIPLVVGITLRTRRLKHLLSYTHLTDVEMISKLKKGLLEHPRWEGKVILIRWTISIFGFSFMAVTVLGLPWNEIFALPYACVMLVPIIYLAFYFQSEVYLSGVLRNKTLADVPLDESKVRVFGVFQRNLCTVLAVAILPMLTFGYYLFLILATNFRSPYWFYQLPIVFSMMLVIMVYAAFVGSKSLKEDIGNLNHSIETLSKGELSESIPQLSATNLSHTIVKLNLFMDSLRVYFQTAKKEAVTLSDTSKTILNKGIEIDSQVVSEKNKIDSTFASVQQIQNLSKATYERVLSQKEKTNFLANELTRVTQEMANLSVKAEELVINTNHSIGTVKVSGDAIQSAFEKVELMNQMSENIKSAISIVEDISDRVNLLSLNASIEAARAGSMGRGFAVVANEVSRLADETAKNIEEIKRVVKLSQVASKESLESMKEIISTNNDVKSKFEEISQVAQLFGHTSETSSENVKSLKELVGEFQMDAEKITSEMELQTIYTETSNSNLQELWENHSQISTTFGEISDEANRLQLVSDSMEKIVSQFRF
- a CDS encoding metallophosphoesterase, whose translation is MKAFFVFLSVLTSLLGFIYYYSTFRLISGLSLNGPIVTMILVGIGALVILVPLTYAFSRLSKREKTQTFFAYVTFTNFGFFSILFTLVLLMDLLRLFDIGFVSDYSRFLFSTLLHFGFPIDGVTEVKNFSLAFSTIVVATALSSLGFYNAHVRLTTKHVKIPVKNLHPDLHQFKIVQISDVHIGPTIKEKFLRRVVGKINAQTPDVVVITGDLVDGPAVTLKHHLKPLADIQSKFGTYYVTGNHEYYSGVLSWLPEIEALGIRVLLNENQTIQVGNAKLLMAGVTDLTAGAMIKSHQTNPKRAMAGGENSDYKILLAHQPNSVYEANKVGFHLQISGHTHGGQFFPGNILIYFAQKFVAGLHRYKDTQIYVSRGTGYWGPPFRLGAPSEISVLELESNL
- a CDS encoding malate:quinone oxidoreductase; this encodes MKEKDTIRTKSDVILIGAGIMSATLGVLLKELNPHLTITVLERLDAAARESSNAWNNAGTGHSAFCELNYTVENEDGSIQTKKALQIAESFEISKEFWAYLAGIKQIIDPEDFIHSVPHFSFVWGDENVRFLEKRFAALKQYELFNGLIYTEDTKTISEWLPLVMKGRDQNEKVAATRMDLGTDVNFGTLTRAMFRYLETFSDVHVHYFEDVKDLERSENGNWHLTSHNLQTHEKEHHEAKFVFIGAGGGSLPLLEKSDIPEASGFGGFPVSGQWLRCKNKNIIKEHFAKVYGKANVGSPPMSVPHLDTRIIEGKKELLFGPYAGFTTKFLKKGSYLDLVKSLEFDNIFPMLSAGMHNLPLTKYLISQAIQSHEDRIEALREYFPEVNSEDWELVVAGQRVQVIKKDEDEGGVLEFGTEVVSAQDGSLAALLGASPGASTSVSIMLEVLSDCFPNEMKSKEWRDKLKTMIPSFGESMKDHPNLCSLSRKRTEELLGLKTLVT
- a CDS encoding OmpA family protein, which produces MQKWKQNLVFWAILIFPFYPGSFVWGQGFDKGNFILYGMGMGGVGNNSGSIQKAVFNRNFPNYLVINSPFTDTTSRYLLYEFYSNITEDRTRLSSRGGEVGFEYGLFRYFGLGLSVSNQVITSSYFQTVDNRVVLLYSLLADTAANQLARLVSGDLYSYGAQRKRDVFNALSADLNFFIHFMPNQQFDPYFRFGGGTGAERLYGGNTNRVFGSLGIRYHFNHLFFISSEVEHANVYMVNYEAPSAGYRNKGNYEETAIKFGLGFSFGSNPEPVIREETPKRVIDSIPNDDQLKTASIPNESKLERFVFFASEIFDLPSSRIHLEGRARLDAIARSLENEFKEYDILIITYTSPYKEDLPGNFENYDLGFERAQAISRVLREKGVSPRRIIDSTQGSALYTVESKEKVVIELRKKVK
- a CDS encoding NAD(P)/FAD-dependent oxidoreductase encodes the protein MKTKVLILGAGYAGILCANRLQKQNKNLEVLLISNSEYFQERIRFHELATRRKEKKIKVQDLIRKKIQFTIGQVTKISPNSNEVKVQSNIGPIVYHYDYLVICLGSQNSKTKIDNENSIQSKASLETFLKSTVPENIDHLCILGGGLTGIEFASEWKEKYPNTNVTIVDQNYFAKSFSNVGKEYIKNKFESLGIRVIESKVIKNIEKNKIHFQDKTEIDYDILLNCTGFQVNDILKKSGFITNESNQIYVDPFLRSKQYQNVYVAGDAAKLEPSHLRMGCVTALPMGAYVADTMSDVLHNRNLSPFEFQFFGRCVSLGRNDGLIQWTNFDDSPKEKIIKGKLGALIKESVNRFTLIALRMEKHLPFRFYFWPKGNGLSNTNAFQKPMIQRGES
- a CDS encoding sigma-70 family RNA polymerase sigma factor, with amino-acid sequence MENLQSFLEWKPYLFSIAYRITGSYADSEDILQESYLRWLTVNHSKVENPKSYLGSIVARLAFDLLKKASRKRETYIGPYLPEPIPEYTSSIDDDKVNFAFLVLLETLNPFERAVFILRESFDFDFELISKIIGKTPGYTRKILSRAKQALKERRKKFDPDPKHQEKLLMEFSLACFQQDTKALSQLLKDDVVAYSDGGGKVHAARIPIPGIIRVIIFLKQTTKKAINSSTVYFGYANGSPVTIGYGKDGFPNFVQFIMIEGNQISEILTIANPDKLKGFQNMDQLRKLGYIRKPNYFHLVYLWIKNKIQNFGK